A DNA window from Streptococcus mutans contains the following coding sequences:
- a CDS encoding segregation/condensation protein A, producing the protein MDIKLKDFEGPLDLLLHLVSKYEVDIYDVPIVDIIEQYLAYIATLQAMKLEVAGEYMVMASQLMLIKSRKLLPKVVETVEAEEDPELQLLHQIEEYRTYKLLGEELALKHNERAQRFSKPKLELIYDDITLKQDKTVLDVFLAFSKVMAEKQEEIKNSHTTIKSDDYRIEDMMTVVEEQVIRQKETNLSWFFKRAGSLNEIITIFLAVLELIKVHRVYVKQEHNFDDIILRKGSA; encoded by the coding sequence ATGGATATTAAATTAAAAGATTTTGAGGGACCGTTAGATTTACTTTTGCATTTGGTCTCTAAGTACGAAGTAGATATTTATGACGTTCCGATTGTAGATATTATTGAGCAATATCTAGCCTATATTGCAACGCTGCAAGCCATGAAGCTTGAAGTTGCTGGAGAATACATGGTTATGGCCAGTCAGTTAATGCTGATTAAAAGCCGTAAATTGCTTCCTAAAGTTGTTGAAACTGTTGAAGCAGAAGAAGATCCAGAACTGCAACTCTTGCATCAAATTGAGGAATATCGAACTTACAAACTTTTAGGAGAGGAACTGGCCCTTAAACATAATGAAAGAGCACAGCGTTTTTCAAAACCCAAATTAGAACTCATTTATGACGATATAACACTTAAACAGGATAAAACTGTCCTTGATGTCTTTTTGGCTTTTTCAAAGGTAATGGCTGAAAAACAGGAAGAAATCAAAAACAGTCATACAACAATTAAAAGTGATGACTACCGAATTGAAGATATGATGACTGTAGTTGAAGAACAGGTAATTCGTCAAAAAGAAACCAATTTGTCTTGGTTTTTTAAAAGGGCCGGTTCGCTTAATGAGATAATTACTATCTTTTTAGCAGTTCTAGAGTTAATTAAAGTTCATCGTGTTTATGTTAAACAGGAACACAATTTTGATGACATCATTTTAAGGAAGGGGAGTGCATGA